The Mucilaginibacter gracilis genomic interval CCGGTTATGTACAATTTTTTAGTAACTACATTATCCCATATCTTATCTATGGCGGCAAAATATTTAACATCTCCGGTAAGCGCCGCAACATCGGCCATGCCGGTATACATATAGGCGGCCCTTACTGCGTGGCCTTCGGCTTCGTCCTGGGCGGTAACTTTTTTATCGGCCTGGTTATAAGCATCGCCCTTAGGCCCGCGTACATCTAAAAAAAACTTAGCCAAATTAAGGTATTGTTTATTGCCTGTTACGCGGTATAGTTTCACCAGGCCCATTTCTACTATTTGGTGGCCCGGGTATTCTTCAATCTTGCCTGGTCCAAAAACCTTCACCAGCAGGTCGGCATTTTTAATGGCGATATTTAAAAGTGTTTTTTTACCTGTTGATTGATAGTGGGCAACGGCGGCTTCGTACAAGTGGCCGCTGTTATACAATTCATGACTCAAAACCTCTTCGTTTTGCCAGCGTTTTTCGCCTATCCAGGGATGAGGTTTACGGGCGTTTACCGTGCGGAAGGTGTACAAGTACCCATCCTTTTCCTGCGCCGCGCCGATGATGGATATCAGGGTATCAAGATAGCGATCCAGTTTAGGGTTTGCCTGCTCCTGCATGGCATACGATGCACCTTCAATAACCTTGTACAAATCGGTATCGTCAAAGGGGTATTCCGTCATTTGGTCGCCATCCTTTAATTTGGCGGCGCGTAAAAAATTATCTATCCGTCCATGCTTTTTACATTGCTCTAAAATGTAAGGTATAGTAACTTCGGCGTTTATCTTCATTTTAGGCTCCCAAAAATGGTCGTGCACATGTACAGAGGTAAAAGCCACGGGTTTAATTGGGTAATCTATAACCTGCGCCAACACGTTTGTGCACAATGCCGTAGTTGCAAGGGAAAGTAAAATGAAGGTATTTTTAAAACTGATTGTCATAGTTATTAATGTTTTTTATCTGATAGGTAGTTTGGCGAAATTTGTCAATCCTTTATCATCCGGCTGCCGTAAACCGGGCCTGCACTGTTATTGGGCCTGGCCTGTAATTTAACCGTAACCTTTGCTTTGCCTTTGGTTAACTCAACCGGTATATCATAATTTACGGTGTAAAAACGGCTCTCTTTGTATTTATTTAAGTCTTCGGTGGCTATTTTAACACCATCAACCAGTATATCGAATACCCGTCCGCGATTATCCATTCCCCAATAGATATTAATGAGTGTATGATGCGCGTTGGGCTCTGTTTTCATTTCATAACTGATGTAACCACCATCTTCGGCCATTCGCCACTTTTTTTGATGCTCCTCACCTGTCGATTCATGTTGCCCGGTAAAGTTGTGATCCCTTTCTGGTTGCATCTCGCCTAAACGAACCATGTCTGTGGTATGCATTTCCAATTCCTGCTGTTTCTTTTTCTCGGCATCGTAAGCCTTTTGCGCTACGGCCCAGGTTGCCGGTGTAAATACATCCCAGTAAACCGAGTAATATTCATTTTTAGTTTGGTTAAAAGGGATAAGCTTAACAGCGGCTGGCTGCGAGTTTGCAGCGGTTGTAAACACCAGGCTTTTTTCATCAACCATTTTAAGCCATTTGGCCGGATCGGTTTCGCTGGTTACAAATACCGGAACGCCGTGCATCGGGTCGGGCTCGGTATCGCCTAATACGCCTGCCAATAAAACGGGGCCGTAAAATAAAGCTTTACGGTTCACATTATCGGGTATTGCTTCTGTGTAAAGGCTTTCGGGAGTTACAAATTCTATTTTATCATAGTTTTTCCATAAGCGGTTTAGCACTACGTAGCCTTGCTCGTTAGTTGTAGTTACCCCGGCTTTTCCATTAATTTTAACAACGCAACTAACTGCCCATTTAGGCTTGCGCAACCTCAAAGCAAAAGCAACAGGCTTAACGGTATTGATTACCAAAGTTGTAACATCAGTTGCCGGAAACGTATTTTGTTGGGTGATTGTGATGCCTTTCTCTTTCCAGTTAAGTACAGATGGGATGAATAGGTTTACGTATAGGCTGCCATCGCTACCGCGGTAATAAATGCTCTCGTTGTATTTTACATGGTTTTCCATACCCGAGCCAACGCAGCAGGTAAATGTAGAAAATGGCGTGCTGTACTCTTTTTTACCACCCATACGTAAAGGCACAAAATAACACACCATGCCATCACCATGGTTTTGCGAGGCCAGGATATGATTATACAAAGCCTTTTCATAATAATCCATTAGTCCTGCCGACGGGTTAACCGAAAAAAGGTGGCGGGTAAGCTTGAGCATGTTATAGGTGTTGCAAGTCTCCGTAGTGTTTTCGGTCAGCTTGTCGTTTAATTTGTCAGGCTCGCCCAGGTATTCATAATTACTGTTGCCGCCTGTGGCGTATGAGTGGTTTTTGGTAATGATATTCCAAAAGTTAACCGAGATCTGCTCGTCTTTTTTGTCGCCTGTAAGCTCGTATCGCCTGGCACTGGCAATTATCTTAGGGATTTGTGTATTAGAGTGCTTGCCCGGCAGGATGTCTTTATTTTCAGAAAGCGGATCAAGTATACGTTTATCATAAAATTTATAGGATGTAGCCAAATATGCTTTATCACCGGTAATAGCGTACAGGTTAACCAGCGTTTCGGCCATACCACCATATTCGCAAAGCAGCATGGATTGTATTTGATCATCCGTCAGGTTTTTGAGCAATTCGCCGGTCCAGTTGCCCATTCCTTCACAAACGTGAAGTGCTTCGGCGTTATTGCAATACAAATAGGCATCTAAAAGGCCGGCCATTACCTTGTGTACAGTATACCAGGGCGACCAACCTCCGTTCAAATCAAACCCATGCGACCGGATATCGCCTTTTTTAACTTCGGCCCAAATGGTATCTTCTTTAGGTATAGCACCTACGTAACCTGTTTTGCGTGCCAACTGGCATTCTTTAAGCTCTTTAACAATATAATTTACGCGCTCTAAAAATTGCGGGTTACGGGTTGATGCATACTGCATAGATATAGCCGAAAGGTAGTGGCCAAGCGTGTGGCCCGCCAAACCCGATGATTCCCAGCCATCGTACAATTTACCTTTAGGTGTTAAGCCGGAATGCGAGCGAAAGCCGGATAATAAACGATCGGGGTCTATCGTTAGCAGGTAAGCCGCATCTTTTTCCATGGCCTGTTTAAAGGGGCTTTCGAGCAGTTGTACATCCTGCAGGTCAAAAGAGTAGGCTTTTAATTCAACCTTCGGCTTTATGTTCATCCGGCTGTCTTTAATCTCAGGCACGTAGGATTGGGCAGTAGTACGAGAGGTATTAAAAGCCCCATAAACCACACAAAAAGCCATTACTAAGGTTCTTTTATTGATCATTTAACACAATTGTTTGGATGTTGGGATAATAGTATTTAAAAAAATAAAATTACTAAAGAGCGGGCACTAATAAAGTATGAAAACTTGCCGCTCCTACCCGGATTTTAACTTATATTTAACGGTACTTTGCAATTTACATTATACAACAATAAACACTCATTGGCAATTTAAACCGCCTCGAACACAATAAGGATAATATGAAATAAGTATAGGTTAATTTGCAACTTATAGTGCTATTGTTTTCAGCCTAACTTTGCTAATAATAAACTAGATAATAACACAATGATTAAATTTGAATGGAAAGGGGTTTTCCCGGCGGTAACTACAAAGTTTACCGATAATGACGAACTTGACCTTGATGCTTTTGATATCAACATACACGCGCAATTGGAAGCCGGTATTGATGGGATTATTTTAGGCGGATCGTTAGGTGAAGCTAGCTCATTAACAGAGGACGAAAAATTTACTTTGTTAACGCACACCTTGGAGTTGGTTGCCGGAAAAGTTCCGGTTGTATTAAATATTGCCGAGCAAACAACACGCAGTGCCGTAAGTATAGCCAAAAAAGCTTTTGAATTAGGTGCCGATGGATTAATGCTGTTGCCACCGATGAGGTATAAAGCCGATGACGACGAAACCTTAGCTTATTTTGCCGCTATAGCAGAGAGTACGCCGCTTCCGATCATGATTTATAACAACCCGGTTGACTATAAAATTGAGATAACGCTGGATATGTTTGAAAAACTGGCTGCATATGATAACATCCAGGCTATTAAAGAATCAACCCGCGATGTGATTAATATTACCAGACTGATTAACCGTTTTGGCGACAGGTACAAAATATTTACAGGAGTTGATCCGCTTGCTGCCGAAAGCCTGATTATGGGTGCCATTGGCTGGGTTGCCGGTTTGGTTGATGCTTTCCCTAAAGAAACCGTTGCTATTTATCGTTTAGTTAAAGCAGGGCGCTATCAAGAAGCCATTGCTATTCACCGTTGGTTTTTGCCGGTTTTAGAACTGGATATTCATCCAAAATTGGTGCAATACATTAAGCTTGCCGAGGTAGGTACAAAAATTGGCACCGAAAATGTAAGGGCTCCACGTTTGCCTTTGAGCGGCCTTGAACGCGAGGCTGTTTTAAACACTATTAACTTAGCGTTGAGCACCCGCCCGGAATTGCCCGAAGGTAGCTGGGGCAAACTGGCCGAGGTAACTGCTTAATTAAGCTTATGATAAACAGCAATAATATAATAGCCTGTACTTATACCACGGTTAATGGTACCGAATTTAATGCCATTAACCCCGCAACAGGCGAACTGCTGGAGGGCAGCTTCACCGGAGCCGATAGCACCGCGGTTAACCAGGCTTTAAAGCAAGCTACCGAAGCGTTTAAAATTTACCGTACCATTGGTGCTAAACGCAAGGCTGCTTTTTTACGCGCCATTACCGGCGAAATTAATTTAATAGGCGAAACACTAATTAGCAGGGCCGTTGCCGAGAGTGGCTTACCTGTGGGACGCATTACCGGCGAAATGGGGCGTACCACCGGGCAACTCCGCATGTTTGCCGATATGGTTGAAGAGGGATCATGGGTTGATGCCGTAATTGACGAAGCGCAGCCCAATCGTTTACCCATCCCAAGGTCGGATATCCGCCGGATGTTGGTACCTATAGGGCCTGTTGTGGTATTTGGCGCCAGCAACTTTCCGCTTGCTTTTTCTGTAGCCGGTGGCGATACAGCTTCGGCTTTAGCTTCGGGCTGCCCGGTTATTGTTAAGGTTCATCCGGCGCATCCCGGTACAAGTGCCTTGGTTGGTTCGGCAATTAGCAAAGCCGCCGAGGCAACAGGTATGCCCAAAGGTGTTTTTTCGCTACTGTATGATAATGGTTATACCGTAGGCGCTCAACTGGTAAAACATGAGCAAACCAAGGCGGTAGCTTTCACAGGCTCGTTTAAGGGCGGTATGGCTCTGTTAAAACTGGCGCAGGATCGCGAAAGCGTTATCCCTGTATTTACCGAAATGGGCAGCATTAATCCTGTTATTTTGTTACCTGCCAAATTAAATGCCGATTATGCACGGCTGGCTGTTAAATTTGCCGATTCTATTACCTTAGGTGCGGGGCAGTTTTGTACCAATCCGGGTTTGATATTAGCTGTACAATCAGAAAGTTTAAACCGCTTTATATCCGATTTAGGCCGTGCTATCGAAGCCGCTCCATCGGCAGCCATGCTTACGCCTGGTATCTGGCAAAACTATCAAACCCTATCACAAGAAATTCTTTCGGAAAACGGGTTGGAACTGATAGCCAAATCCAATGTAATTAATGCGGAAAAAGTAAATCAATCAGTAGCCGCAATAGCTAAAGTATCTGCGCTGGAGTTTATCAGCAATAAAAAATTACGGGAAGAAATATTTGGTCCCTGGTCATTAATCGTAGTTGCCGATGATGTGGCGCAACTGGAGCAGGCTGTACAATCGCTGGAAGGGCAGCTTACCGCTACCGTAATGGCCGAGCGTGAAGAATTACCGCAATACGCCACATTACTGGATACTTTAACTGCCATAACAGGCCGGGTTATACTAAACGGTGTGCCTACTGGTGTTGAGGTTTGCGCCGCCATGCAACATGGTGGGCCGTTTCCGGCTACAAGTGATAGCCGTTTTACCTCGGTAGGTACCGGAGCCATTTACCGCTTTGTAAGGCCCGTAGCCTGGCAGGATTGGGAAGATAGCTTGCTTCCGCCCGAATTGCAGGTATCTAACCCGCTAAATATCTGGCGGCAGATCAATAATAACTGGACTAAAGAATAACATGAGCAGTAAAACTTTTTTTTGTATCGACGCGCATACCTGCGGTAACCCTGTTAGGCTGGTTGCAGGTGGCGGGCCTACGCTCAAAGGAGCAAACATGAGTGAAAAGCGTCAGCATTTTTTAAAAGAGTTTGACTGGATACGCACCGGGCTCATGTTTGAGCCACGCGGCCATGACATGATGTCGGGCAGTATTTTGTACCCACCTCATGATCCTGAAAACGATGTAGCCGTGCTGTTTATCGAAACCAGCGGCTGTTTACCCATGTGCGGCCATGGTACCATTGGTACCATAACCATAGCTATTGAAGAAGGGCTCATCCAGCCCAAAGTTCCCGGAGTTATTCGCATGGAAGCTCCCGCGGGTTTAGTTACCATTGCTTACAAGCAAGAGGGGGGCAAGGTTACATCTGTTAAATTAACCAACGTGCCCTCTTTTTTGGCCGCAGAAAACCTACAGGTAGAATGCCCCGACCTGGGCACCTTAACCATTGATGTAGCCTACGGTGGTAATTACTACGCCATTGTTGACCCTCAACCCAATTTTGCCGGTTTGGAAAACTATACCGCAGGGCAGCTTATAGGTTGGAGCCGTATTTTGCGCCAGCGCATTAATGAACTATATACCTTTGTGCACCCGCAAAACCCTACCATTAACACCTGTACACATATTTTGTGGGCAGGTGCTACGCTATCTGCCGATGCTACTGCGCGTAATGCTGTTTTTTATGGCGATAAAGCTATTGACCGTTCTCCCTGCGGCACAGGTACATCTGCAAGGATGGCTCAGTGGCACGCCAAGGGTAAATTAAAAAAAGGCGATTCGTTTATCCACGAAAGCATTATCGGCAGCAAATTTACCGGCACAGTAGAGGATGTGGTAAAGGTTGGCGATATGGATGCTATTATTCCAGGTATTGAAGGCTGGGCAAAAGTATATGGCTATAACACCATCAAAATAGATGATGATGACCCATATGCGCATGGGTTCCAGGTAATTTGATAATTGATTTTTTATTGACTTAGGTTTTTTGGCTTAGGTATATTCCGAATAGTGATGGCTAAAGTATTGATTATAGGTGCGGGTATTATGGGGCTTAGTTCCGCTTATTATCTTCAAAAAGCGGGACACGAGGTAACGATTCTTGAAAAAAGCGATCTGAGTGATAATTGTTCATTTGGCAATGCAGGCATGATTGTGCCAAGCCACTTTGTACCCCTGGCCGCCCCGGGAATGATAAGCCAGGGAATAAGATGGATGTTTAACAGCAAAAGTCCGTTTTATGTACGCCCTTCGCTTAACGCTGATTTGATTTCCTGGGGAATCAAATTCCTCAAAAATGCTAACACAAAACACGTAGAGGCATCGGCCCGGCCTTTAACCGAGTTATCACTGCTTAGTAAGAGCCTTTACCAGGAACTTGCAAAAGAGCCCGGCTTTGATTTTGGCCTTTCGGAAAAAGGCATCCTGATGTTTTATAAAACCGAAAAGGCTGCCGAAGAAGAAGCGCATTTGGCACATAAGGGAAGGGAACTTGGTTTGGATATGCAGGTGCTTAACGTAGAGGAATGCCTTGCTTTGCAACCCGAACTTCAATTAAACGTTTTAGGCGCCGTGCATTACCGTTGCGATGCTCACTTGTATCCCAATAAGCTAATAGCGATTTTACTGCAACACCTCACCGAAAATGGGGTAAAAATTATTCGCAATCACGAAGTAACGCGCATTGATACAACAGGAAACGCAATTACCCGTGTTTTTACAGCAGATAAAGAATGGACCGCCGACCAGTATATTATTGCCGGAGGCTCGTTTTCGCCGGCTGTTGCCAAACTGGTTAATTTAAAGGTGCCTTTAATGCCGGGCAAGGGATATTCGTTTATGGTGAACGAGCCACAACAGCGGATGCAGATACCCGCCTTGCTTGCCGAAGCCAGGGTTGCCATTACCCCAATGAACGGTAGTTTAAGATATGGTGGTACTATGGAATTAGACAAAATTAATACCCGGATCAATATGAACCGGGTAAAAGGGATAGTACAATCGATACCCGAGTACTTTCCGGATCTGAAACCTGAAGTTCAGGCCGAAAAAGAGATTTGGTTCGGTTTCAGGCCGTCGTCGCCCGATGGTTTGCCCTACATTGGCCGGAGCGATAAGTACACTAATTTAATTATGGCGACCGGCCACGGTATGATGGGCCTAAGCCTGGGCCCTGCTACCGGTTTATTGGTAAGCCAAATTATTAGTGGTGTTAAAACCAGTATTGGTATCGAAGCATTCTCTGCCAATCGTTTTGCTTAATAGTTGCCGCCGGCAATTAGATAAATGAAATACCAGTATGCTTTATCTATTAAAGCCGATAAAACAAAAAAGAAGGGCATCTTAATAAAAGTTGTCCTTCTTTTTTGTTTAAAATAAATGCCATCAACGGTAACCATATTTTAATTTATGGTTGCTTAGTTCTCGCTTTTACGCCTCAATCAGTGTACATTTTACCCTCCTCTTCTCATATTTTACCTTAAATTGCTTGATGTTTTTATTTTAAGGTTAATTTGCTGTAAATTACAACAACAATTAATTAGCCCGCCATGAAAGTATTACAATTTACTATCCCTGTAGCTCATGACAAAAGCGTAATAGTTGATGAGGTAGAACTGCCTTATCATTATCCGTATTTGCACCGGCATAAAGAGGCGCAAATCACCTGGATACAGCAGGGAGAAGGCACTTTAATTGCCGGTAACCATATGCAAGATTACAAGGCTGGCGATATTTTTTTAATTGGGGCCAACCTGCCGCATTTATTTAAAAGCAACCCCGAATATTTTAAGCACAACGATACGAGGGGTATTAAGGCACTCACGCTTTTTTTTAATCCGGATGGCACTTTGGCTCCTTTGTTTAATTTACCGGAGATGAAAGCTTTTAAGATTTTTTTGCAGCAGCATCAACAAGGTTTTAAAATCCCCGATCAGCAATATCAACCCATAACACAGTTTATGAATGCTGTTAAAAACACAACCGGACCAGACCAGCTAATGGAATTTTTAAATTTGCTTAAAGGCATGTTAGCCATCAATACTAAATTAGAGCCGCTATCATCATACGGCGATATACCTGCAATAACCGAGAACGAAGGCATCCGGATAGGTAATATTTACAATTACATTATGCAGAACTACAGCGAGCCTATAACCTTAGAAGATGTAGCCAAAGGCGCCTGCATGACTTCCGAATCATTTTGCCGGTATTTTAAAAAGCATACCGGCCACACATTTATATCCTTTTTAAACGAGGTAAGGATAAACGAGGCCTGTAAAAAACTAACGGCACATAAATTTGAAAGTATATCAACAGTGGCTTATAAATGTGGTTTTAAAAGCATCACCAACTTTAACCGGGTTTTTAAATGTGTAATAGGTACATCACCGCGCGAGTACCTGGACAATTACCTTAATAACGTAATAACGCAACTAAAATAGCCAGTTAATTACCAGGGCCAATATTTTGAGATGCTATTGGCCCTGTGTTTTTGCTTTATATGGCTTTAGCTTTTTGGCTTAACCATAATTGTTCCTCTTCACTTAAATGCGGGCTTAATTTATCATAAACCATTTGGTTATAGTTATTAAGCCAGTGCACATTGCCGCTCTCCAGTAAATCTTTTTTAACTAAAGCGGTATCTATAAGTGCCAGCGTTAAGGTTTCAAAGGCGTAAAATTGCGCAAACTCATTAACGGTATGGCTAACGGTT includes:
- a CDS encoding dihydrodipicolinate synthase family protein; this encodes MIKFEWKGVFPAVTTKFTDNDELDLDAFDINIHAQLEAGIDGIILGGSLGEASSLTEDEKFTLLTHTLELVAGKVPVVLNIAEQTTRSAVSIAKKAFELGADGLMLLPPMRYKADDDETLAYFAAIAESTPLPIMIYNNPVDYKIEITLDMFEKLAAYDNIQAIKESTRDVINITRLINRFGDRYKIFTGVDPLAAESLIMGAIGWVAGLVDAFPKETVAIYRLVKAGRYQEAIAIHRWFLPVLELDIHPKLVQYIKLAEVGTKIGTENVRAPRLPLSGLEREAVLNTINLALSTRPELPEGSWGKLAEVTA
- a CDS encoding glycoside hydrolase family 127 protein, which encodes MINKRTLVMAFCVVYGAFNTSRTTAQSYVPEIKDSRMNIKPKVELKAYSFDLQDVQLLESPFKQAMEKDAAYLLTIDPDRLLSGFRSHSGLTPKGKLYDGWESSGLAGHTLGHYLSAISMQYASTRNPQFLERVNYIVKELKECQLARKTGYVGAIPKEDTIWAEVKKGDIRSHGFDLNGGWSPWYTVHKVMAGLLDAYLYCNNAEALHVCEGMGNWTGELLKNLTDDQIQSMLLCEYGGMAETLVNLYAITGDKAYLATSYKFYDKRILDPLSENKDILPGKHSNTQIPKIIASARRYELTGDKKDEQISVNFWNIITKNHSYATGGNSNYEYLGEPDKLNDKLTENTTETCNTYNMLKLTRHLFSVNPSAGLMDYYEKALYNHILASQNHGDGMVCYFVPLRMGGKKEYSTPFSTFTCCVGSGMENHVKYNESIYYRGSDGSLYVNLFIPSVLNWKEKGITITQQNTFPATDVTTLVINTVKPVAFALRLRKPKWAVSCVVKINGKAGVTTTNEQGYVVLNRLWKNYDKIEFVTPESLYTEAIPDNVNRKALFYGPVLLAGVLGDTEPDPMHGVPVFVTSETDPAKWLKMVDEKSLVFTTAANSQPAAVKLIPFNQTKNEYYSVYWDVFTPATWAVAQKAYDAEKKKQQELEMHTTDMVRLGEMQPERDHNFTGQHESTGEEHQKKWRMAEDGGYISYEMKTEPNAHHTLINIYWGMDNRGRVFDILVDGVKIATEDLNKYKESRFYTVNYDIPVELTKGKAKVTVKLQARPNNSAGPVYGSRMIKD
- a CDS encoding 4-hydroxyproline epimerase, translated to MSSKTFFCIDAHTCGNPVRLVAGGGPTLKGANMSEKRQHFLKEFDWIRTGLMFEPRGHDMMSGSILYPPHDPENDVAVLFIETSGCLPMCGHGTIGTITIAIEEGLIQPKVPGVIRMEAPAGLVTIAYKQEGGKVTSVKLTNVPSFLAAENLQVECPDLGTLTIDVAYGGNYYAIVDPQPNFAGLENYTAGQLIGWSRILRQRINELYTFVHPQNPTINTCTHILWAGATLSADATARNAVFYGDKAIDRSPCGTGTSARMAQWHAKGKLKKGDSFIHESIIGSKFTGTVEDVVKVGDMDAIIPGIEGWAKVYGYNTIKIDDDDPYAHGFQVI
- a CDS encoding NAD(P)/FAD-dependent oxidoreductase, translating into MAKVLIIGAGIMGLSSAYYLQKAGHEVTILEKSDLSDNCSFGNAGMIVPSHFVPLAAPGMISQGIRWMFNSKSPFYVRPSLNADLISWGIKFLKNANTKHVEASARPLTELSLLSKSLYQELAKEPGFDFGLSEKGILMFYKTEKAAEEEAHLAHKGRELGLDMQVLNVEECLALQPELQLNVLGAVHYRCDAHLYPNKLIAILLQHLTENGVKIIRNHEVTRIDTTGNAITRVFTADKEWTADQYIIAGGSFSPAVAKLVNLKVPLMPGKGYSFMVNEPQQRMQIPALLAEARVAITPMNGSLRYGGTMELDKINTRINMNRVKGIVQSIPEYFPDLKPEVQAEKEIWFGFRPSSPDGLPYIGRSDKYTNLIMATGHGMMGLSLGPATGLLVSQIISGVKTSIGIEAFSANRFA
- a CDS encoding AraC family transcriptional regulator; translated protein: MKVLQFTIPVAHDKSVIVDEVELPYHYPYLHRHKEAQITWIQQGEGTLIAGNHMQDYKAGDIFLIGANLPHLFKSNPEYFKHNDTRGIKALTLFFNPDGTLAPLFNLPEMKAFKIFLQQHQQGFKIPDQQYQPITQFMNAVKNTTGPDQLMEFLNLLKGMLAINTKLEPLSSYGDIPAITENEGIRIGNIYNYIMQNYSEPITLEDVAKGACMTSESFCRYFKKHTGHTFISFLNEVRINEACKKLTAHKFESISTVAYKCGFKSITNFNRVFKCVIGTSPREYLDNYLNNVITQLK
- a CDS encoding aldehyde dehydrogenase (NADP(+)); protein product: MINSNNIIACTYTTVNGTEFNAINPATGELLEGSFTGADSTAVNQALKQATEAFKIYRTIGAKRKAAFLRAITGEINLIGETLISRAVAESGLPVGRITGEMGRTTGQLRMFADMVEEGSWVDAVIDEAQPNRLPIPRSDIRRMLVPIGPVVVFGASNFPLAFSVAGGDTASALASGCPVIVKVHPAHPGTSALVGSAISKAAEATGMPKGVFSLLYDNGYTVGAQLVKHEQTKAVAFTGSFKGGMALLKLAQDRESVIPVFTEMGSINPVILLPAKLNADYARLAVKFADSITLGAGQFCTNPGLILAVQSESLNRFISDLGRAIEAAPSAAMLTPGIWQNYQTLSQEILSENGLELIAKSNVINAEKVNQSVAAIAKVSALEFISNKKLREEIFGPWSLIVVADDVAQLEQAVQSLEGQLTATVMAEREELPQYATLLDTLTAITGRVILNGVPTGVEVCAAMQHGGPFPATSDSRFTSVGTGAIYRFVRPVAWQDWEDSLLPPELQVSNPLNIWRQINNNWTKE